One window of the Eucalyptus grandis isolate ANBG69807.140 chromosome 6, ASM1654582v1, whole genome shotgun sequence genome contains the following:
- the LOC104452067 gene encoding basic leucine zipper 6, translating to MAQPPPPHVSHHIAPNWPPFPHPGANGGAGGGGGCQPSWVDEFLEFSSTRRGAHRRSASDSIAFLEGGEYQNSVRHNGGYGGFDRLDDEQLMSMFSEDGSMTVTVAALPPPPSSSAPSTPSDQNSNSEEIKPAPANADPTMRRQSPKTKPGTLEADSSCKAAQASSNADAVFDPRRVKRILANRQSAQRSRVRKLQYISELERSVTTLQSEVSELSPRVAFLDHQRLILNVDNSALKQRIAALAQDKIFKDAQQEALKKEIERLRRVYQQQNVKKTADVTATTNPSSPTWDPPERSDNNGSKDKDQLLHHQN from the exons ATGGCGCAACCACCGCCACCCCATGTATCCCACCACATCGCCCCGAACTGGCCTCCTTTCCCCCACCCCGGCGCTAATGGCGGCGCtggcggcggaggcggctgCCAGCCTTCGTGGGTCGACGAGTTCCTCGAGTTCTCGTCCACGAGGCGTGGGGCCCACCGGAGGTCGGCGAGTGACTCGATCGCCTTCCTCGAGGGCGGGGAGTACCAGAATTCAGTCCGCCACAACGGCGGCTACGGCGGCTTCGACCGCCTGGACGACGAGCAGCTCATGTCCATGTTCTCGGAAGATGGGAGCATGACCGTCACCGTCGCCGCGCTGCCACCCCCACCCTCCTCTTCCGCCCCGTCCACACCGTCGGATCAGAACAGCAACAGCGAAGAGATCAAGCCGGCCCCGGCAAATGCAGACCCCACAATGCGAAGACAATCGCCTAAGACCAAGCCTGGAACGTTGGAGGCGGATAGTTCGTGCAAGGCCGCTCAAGCTTCCTCCAATGCCGATGCCGTTTTCGACCCAAGACGGGTTAAGAG GATTTTAGCAAATCGGCAATCTGCTCAGCGGTCGAGGGTGAGGAAATTGCAGTACATTTCGGAGCTGGAACGGAGCGTAACCACGTTGCAG AGCGAAGTATCGGAGTTGTCGCCCCGAGTCGCGTTCCTGGACCATCAACGCCTGATTCTGAACGTGGACAACAGCGCTCTCAAGCAACGGATCGCCGCCTTGGCTCAagacaagattttcaaagacG CTCAACAAGAAGCACTGAAGAAGGAAATAGAGAGATTGAGGCGGGTGTATCAGCAGCAAAATGTCAAGAAGACGGCCGACGTGACGGCCACCACCAATCCATCTTCGCCGACATGGGATCCACCGGAGAGATCCGACAACAACGGATCAAAGGATAAGGACCAACTCCTCCaccatcaaaattga
- the LOC120294756 gene encoding uncharacterized protein LOC120294756, producing the protein MVWRKEHLDLILVPSGLSIMLGYHLFLLYRCLRCPQTTVIGYENHYRLAWVERMLQTEAPNRNIPLSVISSAITASTSLASISLALSSLIGAWFASSSNDVLTIPFVYGDTRPTIISIKYISLLICFMLAFASFVQCVQCLVHSNFLISMPNSDVPVKYVRREVILGGVFWCLGLRAIYFAITLLLWIFGPIPMFVSSITMVMMMHFLDTNSTPLHQFQPACLL; encoded by the exons atggtTTGGAGGAAGGAGCACTTGGACCTGATCTTGGTTCCCAGTGGGTTATCTATTATGCTTGGCtatcatctcttccttctctaCAGGTGCCTAAGATGTCCACAGACCACTGTGATTGGCTATGAGAACCACTATAGATTAGCTTGGGTAGAGAGAATGTTGCAG ACTGAAGCTCCCAACAGAAATATACCTTTGTCCGTGATCTCAAGCGCCATAACAGCTTCGACATCTCTGGCATCAATATCCTTGGCTCTAAGTTCACTAATTGGTGCATGGTTTGCAAGCTCTTCAAATGACGTCTTGACTATTCCTTTCGTATATGGCGACACAAGGCCTACCATTATTTCCATCAAGTACATCAGTCTTCTGATATGTTTCATGCTCGCCTTTGCATCATTTGTCCAATGTGTACAATGCCTGGTCCATTCCAATTTCCTGATCAGCATGCCGAATAGCGATGTCCCAGTGAAGTACGTGCGGAGAGAAGTGATACTGGGAGGCGTGTTTTGGTGCCTCGGTCTGCGCGCAATCTACTTTGCGATCACTTTGCTGTTGTGGATTTTCGGTCCAATACCTATGTTTGTTTCCTCAATAACCATGGTCATGATGATGCACTTCCTCGATACTAACTCCACCCCGCTACATCAATTTCAGCCAGCTTGTCTCCTCTAA
- the LOC104450106 gene encoding ras-related protein RABA1f: HRLSSNASVVSLLFHFALVLHGRSNPTSPESLNFLLLFPIEGGFGRREELRRFPSRGGWRAGYRADDDYDYLFKVVLIGDSGVGKSNLLSRFTRNEFSLESKSTIGVEFATRSIRVDDKVVKAQIWDTAGQERYRAITSAYYRGAVGALLVYDVTRHVTFENVERWLKELRDHTDSNIVIMLVGNKADLRHLRAVSTEDATAFAEKENTFFMETSALESMNVENAFTEVLTQIHRVVSRKALEAGNDPGALPKGQTINVGSKDDVSEVKKVGCCSS; the protein is encoded by the exons CATCGCCTCTCCTCTAATGCCTCGGTCgtctctcttctcttccattTCGCCCTCGTTCTCCACGGCCGTTCCAATCCGACCTCGCCGGAATCTTTgaatttccttttattgtttCCGATCGAGGGGGGTTTCGGCCGGCGGGAGGAGCTGCGAAGATTTCCCTCGCGCGGCGGATGGCGGGCGGGGTACAGGGCCGACGACGATTACGATTACCTGTTCAAGGTGGTGCTGATCGGGGACTCCGGCGTCGGCAAGTCCAATCTGCTGTCCAGATTCACGCGCAACGAGTTCAGCTTGGAGTCCAAGTCCACGATCGGCGTCGAATTCGCCACTCGCAGCATCCGCGTCGATGACAAGGTCGTGAAGGCCCAGATTTGGGACACCGCCGGCCAAGAGAG GTACCGAGCAATCACTAGTGCATATTACCGAGGTGCTGTTGGCGCATTGCTTGTCTATGATGTAACTCGTCATGTCACATTCGAGAACGTGGAGAGATGGTTGAAGGAGCTGCGGGATCACACCGACTCTAACATTGTTATAATGCTTGTGGGGAATAAGGCTGATTTGCGACATTTACGTGCTGTTTCTACTGAAGATGCCACGGCATTTGCggaaaaggaaaataccttCTTTATGGAGACCTCTGCGCTCGAGTCTATGAACGTTGAGAATGCGTTCACTGAAGTGCTCACCCAAATACATCGAGTAGTCAGTAGGAAAGCCCTTGAGGCTGGGAATGACCCTGGAGCTCTTCCTAAAGGACAAACCATTAACGTTGGATCAAAGGATGATGTCTCAGAAGTTAAAAAGGTCGGTTGCTGCTCTTCTTGA
- the LOC104450110 gene encoding uncharacterized protein LOC104450110 encodes MDVASSSSSEGCLVDGEAVDLLEDNWFFGNLLHSKSKSKSKSAAMPRCFSDPCPSVDDHQAREMLAGDRRWSGSSSPSPRKTSPEGIGRAGAGAESFWAPPVLREEARDGAERALVDEGTPEEVPISAELPPSVEKGVQERKYDPKEGGLDKNEQQPRPVLLRAPSLPPCIGRDRAFEGRENFPRMIKPSRQASLNLTEFLPPRHIPKGMTQSASMSKYRPPKLSDSEKSTIAFNKEMRRRYLTRSNSRKSLSDLEDEEVRGFKELGFSFEEKHLNPKLVDILPGLQEKTQENEDGNGNEAPYLSEGWLAQSYAPAVPKWNAKGGSPEDMKAQIKFWARVVASNVRQEC; translated from the exons ATGGAcgtggcttcttcttcttcttcggaggGTTGCTTGGTCGACGGGGAAGCCGTTGATTTATTAGAGGACAACTGGTTCTTCGGCAACCTGCTCCATAGCAAGAGCAAGAGCAAGAGCAAGAGCGCTGCCATGCCGAGGTGCTTCTCCGATCCTTGCCCTTCGGTCGATGATCATCAGGCCCGCGAAATGTTAGCCGGGGACCGGCGGTGGAGCGGCTCCAGCTCTCCTTCGCCGAGGAAGACGAGCCCGGAAGGCATTGGTCGCGCTGGAGCCGGAGCCGAGTCCTTCTGGGCTCCGCCGGTGTTGCGTGAGGAAGCGAGAGATGGAGCGGAACGAGCGCTGGTCGATGAGGGTACTCCTGAAGAAGTGCCGATCTCGGCTGAATTGCCGCCTTCGGTCGAGAAAGGAGTTCAAGAGAGGAAATATGATCCGAAGGAAGGTGGTTTGGACAAGAACGAGCAGCAGCCGCGCCCGGTTCTTCTCAGGGCGCCTTCCCTGCCACCTTGCATAGGAAGAGACAGGGCGTttgaaggaagagagaattttcctAGGATGATCAAGCCGAGTAGGCAAGCCTCTCTTAACTTGACCGAGTTCTTGCCGCCGCGGCATATTCCGAAG GGAATGACACAGAGCGCGAGCATGTCGAAGTATCGACCGCCCAAATTAAGCGATTCCGAAAAGAGCACGATAGCTTTTAACAAGGAGATGAGGCGAAGATACCTAACCAGGAGCAACTCAAGGAAGAGCCTGAGCGATCTCGAAGACGAAGAAGTGCGAGGCTTCAAGGAACTGGGTTTTTCATTCGAGGAGAAGCATTTGAACCCGAAACTTGTCGACATACTTCCCGGTTTGCAAGAGAAGACCCAGGAGAACGAGGATGGCAACGGGAACGAAGCGCCTTATCTTTCTGAAGGGTGGCTGGCGCAAAGCTATGCTCCAGCGGTCCCGAAGTGGAATGCCAAAGGCGGCTCGCCGGAAGATATGAAAGCTCAGATCAAGTTTTGGGCCAGAGTCGTGGCATCGAATGTGCGTCAAGAATGCTGA
- the LOC104450105 gene encoding uncharacterized protein LOC104450105 translates to MLEFDDDAMEVEADGAVEEAKGSRKRKSRAGAEADVCGGAGLAGDRRLLKRIMLSLTKPSYALGLGGGSLRSENRRRLTRLLRKLVRRQRWAEASGVLSVLLKATCQEKCPELNRLKYSVLMEVLEHIEAKRINSTRIKLIYDAWMARIGSKKNCQSQDWLAVHLEFILFFLTQGEIERAHQNALWLTQNELGTDSTANLILGLTCYQSWYLSIPTDMQMIDLRTNACQQTMMSEERFDISARNSEGYPPVYSCEASTSLQCNSDTSVMKDKRISVDTNYERPTKVPVKVEDNLEEEQSQRFYLNSTEDEAPQPTDVGNVHCASSLSDLVGLDSWLLPIRLPQNIKNSEGWQPVKLNDVYKDAVKYLRLALDSSPATSDALLPLIQLLLIGGQVDEAFNVLDEVCHHADTALPFRVRAALLEHFAHENVVELSSCYEEILKKDPACYHSVARLVTMHQSGDYHPGSMLEMISLHLDATYAEHQIWREFAMCFLKLARHEEDCMSVHLDGKEGGIRQNYSVCFNRIPDHFLKGDLRKNWRFRCRWWLMRHFSYSILETEIAAGKIQLLTYKAACAAHMYGQEFEYVVKVCDSLEEGTNKDLLLFLRTHLRNSVRLQSSFQPKQA, encoded by the exons ATGCTCGAATTCGACGACGATGCGATGGAAGTGGAAGCCGACGGCGCCGTCGAGGAGGCCAAGGGGAGCCGCAAGAGGAAGTCGCGGGCGGGCGCGGAAGCCGATGTCTGCGGTGGCGCTGGCTTAGCGGGCGACAGGAGACTGCTCAAGAGGATCATGCTTTCCTTGACGAAGCCGTCGTACGCCCTCGGCCTCGGCGGGGGGAGCTTGCGGTCGGAGAATCGCCGCAGGTTGACTCGGCTCCTGCGGAAGCTCGTGAGGCGGCAGCGCTGGGCCGAGGCGAGCGGGGTCCTGAGCGTGCTTTTGAAGGCGACGTGCCAGGAGAAGTGTCCCGAGCTCAATCGGCTCAAGTATTCG GTGCTAATGGAGGTCCTCGAGCATATAGAAGCCAAGCGTATCAATTCCACTAGGATCAAGCTGATTTACGATGCTTGGATGGCAAGGATAGGAtcgaaaaaaaattgccaatcgcag GATTGGCTTGCAGTTCATTTGGAGTTCATCCTCTTTTTTCTTACTCAAGGGGAAATTGAGAGAGCGCATCAGAATGCTCTATG GCTCACGCAAAACGAACTTGGGACAGATTCAACTGCAAATCTGATATTGGGTTTGACATGCTATCAAAGTTGGTATTTGAGTATCCCAACAgacatgcaaatgatagatttgCGAACTAATGCTTGTCAACAAACTATGATGTCGGAGGAAAGATTTGACATTTCAGCTAGGAACTCAGAGGGATATCCTCCCGTTTATAGTTGCGAGGCCAGCACATCCTTACAATGCAATTCTGATACTTCTGTCATGAAGGATAAAAGGATATCGGTGGATACTAATTATGAAAGACCTACAAAAGTCCCTGTGAAGGTTGAGGATAATTTGGAGGAGGAGCAATCACAacgattttatttgaattctacTGAAGATGAAGCCCCACAGCCTACTGATGTTGGAAATGTACATTGTGCTTCTTCTTTATCTGATCTAG TTGGCCTGGATTCATGGCTGTTGCCCATAAGACTGCCACaaaacatcaagaattctgagGGGTGGCAGCCGGTGAAGCTTAATGATGTCTACAAGGATGCAGTAAAGTATTTGCGACTAGCTCTTGATTCATCACCCGCAACATCAGATGCCCTACTTCCTCTGATTCAG TTGCTGCTGATCGGCGGACAAGTAGATGAGGCATTCAATGTGCTCGATGAGGTCTGTCATCATGCAGATACTGCTCTTCCTTTTAG aGTGCGAGCTGCTCTGTTGGAACATTTTGCTCATGAAAATGTTGTCGAGCTCTCATCATGTTATGAAGAAATCTTAAAGAAGGATCCAGCGTGCTACCATTCAGTGGCAAGGCTTGTCACTATGCATCAAAGTG GAGATTATCATCCTGGATCCATGCTGGAAATGATCTCTCTGCATCTGGATGCTACGTATGCTGAACACCAGATATGGAGAGAATTTGCAATGTGTTTCCTCAAGCTTGCTAGGCATGAAGAGGATTGCATGTCAGTGCATCTGGATGGTAAAGAAGGTGGAATTAGGCAAAACTATTCTGTTTGTTTTAATCGGATCCCTGACCATTTCCTGAAGGGTGACTTGCGCAAGAATTGGAGGTTCCGGTGCAGGTGGTGGTTGATGCGTCATTTCAGCTATAGTATCCTTGAAACAGAGATTGCAGCTG GCAAGATACAGCTCCTAACTTACAAGGCCGCATGTGCTGCTCATATGTATGGGCAAGAGTTTGAATACGTTGTAAAGGTTTGCGATAGTTTAGAAGAGGGAACTAATAAGGACTTGTTATTGTTCTTGCGAACGCACTTGCGAAATTCTGTCAGGCTTCAGTCAAGCTTTCAGCCGAAACAGGCATGA
- the LOC104450107 gene encoding RNA exonuclease 4 — protein MKQHKNSQQLNPNWAQLQQKLKSHGSRPPKSSELSDSGPSKSVLGKRKERADAEPDDRCPDPLMPANSDFGLTDAIAMDCEMVGVAQGNKSALGRVTLVNKWGNVLYDEFVRPIDRVVDYRTQVSGIRPSDMRKAKDFCTVQKKVAELIKGRVLVGHALHNDLKALLLTHPKKDIRDTSEYLPFQKEGCRKALRHLAAELLGASIQNGEHCPVEDARAAMLLYIRNKKKWEKSVKDQIRFKQKQKKRKPKKKPVDNGALKVD, from the exons ATGAAGCAGCACAAGAACTCTCAACAGCTCAACCCCAACTGGGCTCAGCTGCAACAA AAGCTCAAGTCCCATGGCTCCCGACCTCCTAAAAGCTCCGAGCTTTCCGATTCCGGACCCTCCAAATCCGTATTGG GGAAACGCAAGGAAAGGGCCGATGCGGAACCTGACGATCGTTGCCCTGATCCCTTGATGCCTGCCAATAGTGATTTCGG ACTGACGGATGCGATTGCCATGGATTGCGAAATGGTTGGTGTCGCTCAAGGAAATAAGAGTGCACTTGGGCGAGTTACACTG GTAAATAAATGGGGAAATGTTTTGTATGATGAATTTGTTCGCCCAATTGATCGTGTCGTTGACTATCGCACACAAGTCAGTGGAATTAGACCCAGTGATATGCGAAAAG CCAAGGATTTCTGTACTGTTCAGAAGAAAGTTGCTGAATTGATTAAAGGGAGGGTTCTTGTAGGCCATGCATTGCACAATGATCTTAAG GCATTACTGTTGACTCATCCTAAGAAAGACATAAGAGACACCTCGGAATATCTACCCTTTCAGAA GGAAGGGTGCCGAAAGGCGCTTCGTCATCTTGCAGCCGAGCTTCTTGGGGCTTCTATCCAAAATGGAGAACACTGCCCT GTAGAGGATGCACGTGCTGCAATGTTGTTGTatataagaaacaagaaaaaatgggagaaaagcGTCAAAGATCAAATCAGGTTTAAACAAAAGCAGAAGAAACGCAAGCCAAAAAAGAAGCCTGTTGACAATGGTGCTTTGAAAGTTGACTGA
- the LOC104450108 gene encoding uncharacterized protein LOC104450108: MSGYHLFLLYRCLKLPQTTVIGYENHCRKVWVERMLQIEAKERGMSLTVISTTISAATFLASTSLALSSFIGAWIGSSLNSVFTANFIYGDTSPSMISVKYISLLSCFLVAFESFLQCMRSSAHAIFLMSMPNSDIPVAYVQKAVIRGSIFWSVGLRAIYFATNLLLWIFGPIPMFVCSVTTVVILHNLDTNSTPLHHFQPKKNLDLRKMGDSAADAMRGVEHPENVQEAKGTGSVSIG; the protein is encoded by the exons ATGTCTGGTTACCATCTTTTCCTGTTGTACAGATGCCTAAAGTTACCTCAAACTACAGTAATTGGATATGAAAACCATTGCAGGAAAGTGTGGGTTGAGCGAATGCTGCAG ATTGAGGCAAAGGAAAGAGGCATGTCCTTGACAGTGATCTCTACCACAATATCAGCAGCAACTTTCCTAGCATCGACCTCCTTGGCTCTGAGCTCTTTTATTGGAGCATGGATTGGAAGCTCCTTGAATAGTGTTTTCACGGCCAATTTCATTTATGGGGATACGAGTCCTTCCATGATTTCCGTCAAGTACATTAGCCTCCTCAGTTGCTTTCTAGTGGCTTTCGAGTCCTTTCTACAATGCATGAGGAGTTCAGCCCACGCCATTTTCCTCATGAGCATGCCAAACAGTGATATTCCAGTGGCCTATGTCCAGAAGGCAGTCATAAGGGGAAGTATTTTCTGGTCAGTCGGTTTACGGGCAATCTACTTTGCGACCAATCTGCTGCTATGGATTTTTGGTCCAATTCCAATGTTTGTATGCTCGGTTACTACGGTGGTGATTTTGCACAATCTTGATACAAATTCAACCCCTTTGCATCACTTTCAGCCTAAAAAGAATCTTGACCTTCGCAAAATGGGCGACAGTGCAGCTGATGCCATGAGAGGAGTTGAACACCCTGAGAATGTGCAGGAAGCAAAAGGCACAGGTTCTGTTTCAATTGGTTAA